In Rhododendron vialii isolate Sample 1 chromosome 9a, ASM3025357v1, the following are encoded in one genomic region:
- the LOC131301019 gene encoding uncharacterized protein LOC131301019 gives MCIHKKLKAALFRSTHTNSFGMSFALTPLTSLAGAAPVRVKMAKSSTVSSAEKLVESAMKGNDASHDAAHVFRVRDLALSLAREDGLSSSPDSMEIVELAALLHDIGDYKYMRDSSEGKIVEEFLEAEGVDESKKIKILSIIKGMGFKEEVEGYADSKHSAEFGVVQDADRLDAIGAIGIARCLTFGGSRNNVLHDPSILPRSDLSKGQYMEKNKQTTMNHFHEKLLKLKDLMKTKAGQRRAEKRHKFMEDFLKEFYEEWDGRS, from the exons ATGTGTattcataaaaagttgaaaGCGGCACTCTTTCGTTCCACCCATACCAACAGCTTTGGCATGAGCTTTGCTTTGACCCCACTGACCAGCTTAGCCGGCGCCGCCCCTGTGAGAGTGAAAATGGCGAAGAGTAGCACAGTGAGCAGCGCAGAGAAGCTGGTGGAATCGGCGATGAAAGGCAACGATGCATCCCACGACGCCGCCCATGTCTTCAGGGTTCGAGACCTCGCTCTCTCTCTTGCTCGCGAGGACGGCCTCTCTTCCTCTCCCGATTCTATGGAAATC GTAGAGCTTGCTGCGCTCCTCCATGATATAG GAGACTACAAATACATGAG AGATTCATCAGAGGGGAAAATTGTTGAGGAATTTTTAGAGGCCGAGGGTGTAGATGAGAGCAAGAAGATAAAGATACTAAGCATCATAAAGGGAATGG GTTTCAAAGAGGAAGTTGAAGGATATGCAGATAGTAAACATTCTGCAGAATTTGGTGTTGTGCAAGATGCTGATCGTCTTGATGCAATTGGTGCTATTG GAATTGCTCGTTGTTTGACTTTTGGTGGAAGTAGGAACAATGTGCTCCATGACCCGAGCATTCTGCCGCGATCAGATTTGTCCAAGGGACAGTACATGGAGAAAAATAAGCAAACTACTATGAATCATTTCCACGAGAAGCTTCTGAAGCTGAAGGATCTGATGAAGACAAAG GCTGGGCAGAGGAGGGCCGAGAAAAGGCACAAGTTCATGGAGGATTTCCTGAAAGAGTTTTATGAAGAATGGGATGGGAGGTCCTGA
- the LOC131299636 gene encoding uncharacterized protein LOC131299636: MDAEDLAAGDHHHRLGPTTFVSKTIPIKLKINQKLTDRTRKRRNIAESNTKSLRFRMSYSVFLRIHDAVVEHDSYFAKKRNCARKLGLSSLQKITGVLRMLAYGIPADSVDEYVRIRASTTIKSLNFFVKAVNEVFSEEYLRSPNAANIARLLAVNESHRFLGMVGSLDCMHWKWKNCPAAWKGMYTSHVREPTLILEAVASYDLWIWHVFFGVPGANNDINVPRRSPLFPELS; this comes from the exons ATGGACGCCGAAGACCTCGCCGCCGgagaccaccaccaccgactGGGCCCAACTACTTTTGTTTCAAAAACTATACCTATTAAACtcaaaatcaatcaaaaactCACAGATCGAACTCGAAAACGACGTAATATTGCAGAATCAAATACAAAATCCCT GAGGTTTCGGATGAGTTATTCTGTTTTTCTTCGCATTCATGATGCGGTAGTAGAGCATGACTCATACTTCGCCAAGAAAAGAAATTGTGCCAGAAAGCTTGGCTTGTCATCTCTTCAAAAAATTACCGGCGTACTCAGGATGCTAGCCTATGGCATTCCAGCTGATTCTGTGGATGAATATGTGAGGATCAGAGCAAGCACTACAATCAAAagcctaaatttttttgttaaagcagtaaatgaagttTTCTCTGAAGAGTATTTAAGGTCACCAAATGCCGCCAACATTGCTAGATTGCTAGCGGTTAATGAAAGCCATAGATTTCTAGGGATGGTGGGGAGCCTTGATTGTATGCATTGGAAATGGAAGAATTGTCCGGCTGCGTGGAAAGGTATGTATACCAGTCATGTTCGTGAACCAACATTAATTTTAGAGGCCGTGGCATCATATGATCTCTGGATATGGCATGTTTTTTTCGGGGTTCCTGGGGCTAATAATGATATCAATGTGCCTAGAAGGTCTCCATTGTTTCCTGAGCTTTCTTAG
- the LOC131301018 gene encoding cytochrome P450 86B1-like, which yields MTPPSTNSYHALLLLLLLPHTPPPHSNLVSNNNNMSSSLSSSPSSREVTGKHFFLPEIQILEIFLAVVVFMTIHAIRQQKRQGLPVWPFVGMLPSLVAGLQDNMYEWITGVLCTQNGTFVFKGPWFTNLNCVVTSDPRNLEHLLKTKFPNFPKGGYFRDTVRDLLGNGIFNADDETWQRQRKTASIEFHSAKFRNLTTESLLELVHARLLLVLNDSIEKSEVFDLQDVLLRLTFDNVCMIAFGVDPGCLSPGLPVIPFAKAFEDATEATLLRFVTPTLIWKTMRSVGLGFEKQLKSSIKRVDEFADEVIRTRKKELSTYSPEKKQRSDLLTVFMGLKDEEGKLFSDKFLRDICVNFILAGRDTSSVALSWFFWLLDQNPAIEERILAEICRIIGERDKLKEDPAKEMIFRPEEVKKMEYLQAALSEALRLYPSVPVDHKEVVEDDVFPDGTVLKKGTKIIYAIYAMGRMEAIWGKDCREYKPERWLRDGRFMSESAYKFTAFNGGPRLCLGKDFAYYQMKFVAASILYRYRVKVVDNHPVEPKLALTMYMKHGLKVKLVRRQDSELC from the exons ATGACACCACCTTCAACTAACTCTTACCATGCTCTACTATTACTACTTCTACTCCCCCACACTCCTCCTCCTCATTCCAACCTTGtgagcaacaacaacaacatgaGTTCCTCTCTgtcctcctccccctcctcccgCGAGGTCACCGGGAAGCATTTCTTCTTGCCGGAGATCCAAATTCTTGAGATTTTTCTTGCTGTTGTCGTTTTCATGACGATACATGCGATCCGGCAACAAAAACGCCAAGGGCTCCCTGTGTGGCCCTTCGTTGGAATGTTACCGTCGTTGGTGGCCGGTCTTCAGGACAACATGTATGAGTGGATCACAGGCGTACTCTGCACTCAAAACGGGACGTTTGTCTTCAAAGGCCCATGGTTCACCAACCTAAATTGTGTTGTGACTTCGGATCCTCGTAACCTTGAGCACCTTCTCAAGACCAAGTTCCCGAACTTCCCTAAAGGGGGCTACTTCCGCGATACAGTTCGCGATCTCCTTGGAAATGGCATATTCAACGCGGACGATGAGACATGGCAGCGCCAGAGGAAGACGGCAAGCATTGAGTTCCACTCGGCCAAGTTTAGAAACTTGACTACTGAGTCATtactcgagcttgttcacgctCGACTCTTACTAGTCTTAAACGATTCTATCGAGAAATCAGAAGTATTTGATCTCCAAGATGTTCTACTGAGACTCACATTTGACAACGTTTGTATGATTGCTTTCGGGGTAGATCCAGGCTGCTTAAGTCCAGGTCTCCCTGTAATTCCATTTGCTAAGGCTTTTGAGGATGCAACAGAAGCCACACTCCTACGCTTTGTAACACCTACTCTCATATGGAAAACCATGAGGTCTGTGGGATTAGGGTTTGAGAAGCAGCTAAAGAGCTCAATAAAGCGAGTCGATGAGTTCGCGGACGAAGTAATTAGGACCAGGAAGAAAGAGCTCTCCACTTATTCCCCGGAGAAGAAGCAAAGATCAGATCTGTTAACGGTGTTCATGGGATTGAAAGATGAGGAGGGAAAGCTGTTTTCTGATAAGTTTTTGAGGGATATTTGTGTCAACTTTATACTGGCTGGAAGAGACACGTCATCGGTGGCGCTGAGCTGGTTTTTCTGGCTGCTTGACCAGAATCCGGCCATTGAGGAGAGAATTCTAGCAGAAATATGCAGAATAATTGGAGAAAGGGACAAACTAAAAGAAGATCCTGCAAAGGAGATGATATTTAGGCCCGAGGAGGTGAAGAAGATGGAGTATTTGCAGGCTGCCCTTTCAGAGGCTCTAAGATTGTACCCTTCTGTACCCGTGGATCACAAGGAG GTGGTGGAAGATGACGTATTTCCAGATGGGACGGTGTTGAAAAAAGGAACCAAAATCATATATGCAATCTATGCCATGGGAAGAATGGAGGCCATATGGGGGAAGGACTGCAGGGAGTACAAGCCGGAGAGATGGCTAAGAGACGGCCGGTTTATGAGCGAATCAGCCTACAAGTTCACAGCGTTCAACGGCGGGCCCCGCCTGTGTTTAGGCAAGGATTTTGCGTACTACCAGATGAAGTTCGTGGCAGCCTCCATCTTGTATCGCTACCGCGTGAAGGTAGTGGATAACCATCCAGTGGAACCGAAGCTCGCCCTCACCATGTACATGAAGCATGGGTTGAAGGTGAAGCTAGTCAGGCGACAGGATTCTGAACTTTGCTAG